The Carcharodon carcharias isolate sCarCar2 chromosome 35 unlocalized genomic scaffold, sCarCar2.pri SUPER_35_unloc_3, whole genome shotgun sequence genomic sequence caatcacacccaatcaatcagagtcatatcaatcacaccccatcaatcagcatcacatcaatcacaccctataatttagcgtcacatcaatcactactctatcaatcagagtcacaagaatcacactccatcactcagtgtcACATTAGTTACACCCCGTCAATCAgtatcacatcaatcactctccatcaatcagaatcaAATCATCACAgctcatcaatcagcatcacaccaATCACacgcatcaatcagcatcacatcaatcacacgcaccaGTCAGCTTCACTTCGATCACacccatcgatcagagtcacatcaatcagattgcatcaatcagcatcacatcaatcaaacctaatcagtcagcgtcacatcaatcactctacATCAATCAAAgtaacatcaatcacaccccatcaatcagtgtcataTCAATCccactccatcaatcagcgtcacatcaatcactctccatcaatcagcttcacatcaCTCATGCAatatcaatcagagtcacatcaacaacacaccatcaaccagtatCACATCAGTGACACTCCattaatcagcatcacatcaatcacaccccatcaatcagcatgaCATCAATCACTCttcatcaatcagtgtcacataaatcacaccccatcaatcggagtcacatcaatcagaccccatcgatcagagtcacatcaatcacactccatcaatcagattcaTGTCAATCACAcctcatcaatcagagtcacatcaatcacactccatcaatcagagtcatatcaatGACACCCCTTCAATCAgcgtcatatcaatcacaccccatcaatcagcgttaCATCAATCACATCCCATCAAGTAGCGTGACATCAATCACACTACatcgatcagcgtcacatcaatcacaccccatcaatcagcgtcacatcaatcacacgccatcaatcagaatcacatcaatcacactccatcaatcagcatcacatcaatcacactccatcaatcagtgtcacatcaatcacaccccatcaatcagcgtcacttcaatcacaccccatcaatcagattcacatcaatcacaccccatcaatcaatgtcacaccaatcacaccccatcaatcagagtcacatcaatcacactccatcaatcagtggcacatcaatcacactccatcactcagagtcacatcaatcacaccccatcaatcagcatcacatcaatcacaccccatcaatcagagtcacatcaatcacaccccatcaatcagcctcacatcaatcacatcccatcaatcagagtcacatcaatcacactccgtcaatcagagtcacatcaatgacacctcatcaatcagagtcacatcaatcacaccccatcagtcagcgtcaaatcaatcagaccatatcaatcagagacacatcaaccacacaccatcaaccagtgtcacatcaatcacatccaacaatcaatgtcacatcaatcactccccatcaatcagcgtcaaatcaatcacacCGATCattcagcgtcacatcaatcacactccaatcagcatcacatcaatcacacgcatcaatcagcgtcacatcagtCACACTTCTTCAATCAGTGTCgtgtcaatcactctccatcaatcagtgtcacgtcaatcactctccatcagtcAGAGTCAAATCAGTCACACCCCTTCAATCAGCAACACATCCCATCAATccgagtcacatcaatcacaccctaaaAGTCAGAGTCACATCAGTCATACCCCATCAATCGTTATCATTTCGATCCCACCCACCAATCAGCTTCACATCGATCGGagtcacactccatcaatcaaattcacgtcaatcacactccatcaatcggcgtcacataactcaaaccccatcaatcagcagcacatcaatGACTCTCCGTCAATCAGTGTCACGTAAATCACAGCCCATCAATCAGCTTCACGTGAACCACACATCATCAACCAGTTTCGCATCAATCccactccatcaatcagcgtcacatcaatcacaccctataacttagcgtcacatcaatcactaccCTATCAATCAGAATCACAACAATCACACTTCATCAATCAgcctcacatcaatcacaccccatcaatcagtgtcacatcaatcactctccatcaatcagaattaaatcaatcacagcccatcaatcagagtcacatcaatcacatgcatcaatcagcatcacatcgaTCACACCCATCgttcagagtcacatcaatcagatTGCATCAATCAGCATGACggcaatcacaccccatcaatcagcgtcacatcaatcagcCGATAATAAATCAGCgtcccctcaaacacactccatcaatcagagtcatatcaaccacatcctgtcaatcagcgtcacatgaATGACTTTCCTTCAATCAGAGTCAtgtcaaccacaccccatcaatcagcagcacatcaatcacaccccatcaatcagagtcacatcaatcattcttcatcaatcagcatcacatcaggcTCActccaatcagcatcacatcaattaatctccatcaatcagcatcacatcaatcacggCCCTTCAATCAGCGTcgcatcaatcaatctccatcaatcagtgtcacatcaatgacaccccatcaatcagcgtgacatcaatcactctccatcaatcagcatcacttcAGTCACACTCCATCAAttagcatcacatcaatcaatctccttCAATCAGCAttacgtcaatcacaccccatcaatcagcatcacatcaatcacgcCTCTTCAATCAGAGTCGCAtgaatcacactccatcaatcagcgtcacatcaatatcaccccatcaatcagcgtcacattaatcacaccccatcaaccagAGTCGTatgaaacacactccatcaatcagcttGACCTCAAACACATCCGATCAATcaaagtcatatcaatcacaccccatcaatcagcgtcacatcaatcacactgatcaatcagtgtcacatcaatcacatgcatcaatcagcatcacatcaatcactccccgtCAATCAGTGTCAcgtcaatcactctccatcaatcagagtcaaatcaatcacaccccatcaatcagcaacacatcccatcaatcagcatcacatcaatcacaccctaacaatcagagtcacatcaataacaccccatcaatcagcttcaCAGCAGTCAtactccatcaatcagtgtcacatcaatcatacccatCAATCGTCATCATATCATTCCCAcgcatcaatcagtgtcacatcaatcacaccccatcaatcagtgtcacatcaatcactctccatcaatcagcttTACATCACTCAGACAATATCAATCAGACTCACATCAAtaacacaccatcaaccagtgtcacatcaaccacaccctaTCAATCAGcaacacatcaatcacaccccatcaaccaCGTCACATCAAccgcaccccatcaatcagcgtcacatcaatcacactccatcaatcagagtcacattaatcacaccccatcaatcagcgtgacatcaaccacaccccatcaagcAGCGTCACATCCAGCACattccatcaatcaacatcacatcaatcacactccatcaatcagcatcacattaatcacactccatcaatcagcatcacatcaatcacactccatcaatcagcatcacatcaatcacaccccatcaatcagagtcacattaatcacaccccatcaatcagcgtgacatcaaccacaccccatcaagcAGCGTCACATCCAGCACattccatcaatcaacatcacatcaatcacactccatcaatcagcatcacattaatcacactccatcaatcagcatcacatcaatcacactccatcaatcagcatcacatcaatcacaccccatcaatcagcaccacatcaatcacaccctatcATTTAGCATCACATCAAGCACTACCCTATCAGTCAGAGTCacaacaatcacaccccatcaatcagaatcaaatcaatcacaccacatcaatcagCACCACATCAATCACATCCTATCATTTAGTGTCACATCAAACACTAccctatcaatcagagtcacaacaatcacactccatcaatcagtgtcacaccaATCACTCACCATCAATCAGAATCAAATCAATCACACCCACCAATTagcttcacatcaatcacacccatcgATCAGAGTAACATCAACCATAGCCCATCCATCAGCaatacatcaatcacactccagtAATCAGCATTACATCAATCAtactccatcaatcagtgtcacatcaatcacactccatcaatcagtgtcacatcaatcacactccatcaatcagcttTACATCACTCAGACAatatcaatcagagtcacatcactCAGACAatatcaatcagagtcacattaaCAACAcaccatcaatcagagtcacatcaatcacactccatcaatcacctTCACATCACTCAGACAatatcaatcagagtcacatcaatcacaccccatcaatcagagtcacatcaatcacaccccatcaatcacctTCACATCACTCAGACAATatcaatcagtcacatcaatcacaatcCATCattcagcgtcacatcaatcacaccccatcaatctgcgtcacatcaatcacactccatcaatcacctTCACATCACTCAGACAatatcaatcagagtcacatcaatcacaccccatcaatcagtgtcacatcaatcacactctatcattcagcgtcacatcaatcacaccccatcaatcagcatcacatcaatcacaccccatcaatcagcatcacatcaatcacaccccatcaatcagcatcacatcaatcacactccatcagtCAGTGTCCCATtaatcacaccccatcactcaGCATCATATTGATCCCACCCACCAATCAGCTTCACAtcgatcacaccccatcaatcagcatcacatcaatcacaccccatcagccACAGTCACATTACTCATACGCCATCAAGCACAGTCAtatcactcacaccccctcaaccaCCATCACATTGTTCACAACCCATCAACAACAGTCACACCACTCACGCCCCATCAATCGCAGTCACATTGCTCACACCCCATCAACCACAGTCATAtcactcacaccccatcaatcacagtcacatcactcacaccccatcaatcacagtcacatcactcacaccccatcaatcacagTCACATCTCTCACGCCCCATCAACCACAGTCACATCACTCACGCCCCATCAACCACAGTCACATCACTCCTACCCCATCACAGTCACAtcactcacaccccatcaatcacagtcacatcactcacaccccatcaatcacagtcacatcactcacaccccatcaatcacagtcacatcactcacaccccatcaatcacagTCACATCTCTCACGCCCCATCAACCACAGTCACATCACTCACGCCCCATCAACCACAGTCACATCACTCACACGCCCTCAACCACAGTTGCTTCACTCCCACGCCATCAACCACAGTCACATTGCTCACACCCCATCAACCACAGTCACATCACTTATGTCCCATCAATCACAGTCACATCGCTGACAGCCCATCAACAACAGTGACATCACTAATGCCTCATCAATCACAGTCATATCGCTGACACTCCATCAACAACAGTCACATCACTCACAGCCCATCAATCAGTTACATCGCTCACACCCCCTCAACAacagtcacatcattcacacccatCAATCACAGTCACATTGCTCACACCCCCTCAACAACAGTCACATCACTCATGCCCCAATCATCACATTCACAtctctcacaccccatcaattACAGTCACATCGTTGAAATCCCATCAACAACAGTCACAGCACTCACGCACCATCAATCACAGTCACATCACTGACACTCCACCAACAACAGTCACATcactcacaccccatcaaccACAGCCACATCACTCACGCCCTATCAATCAAAGTCACATCGCTGACACCCCATCAACCACAGTCACATCACTCACGCCCTATCAATCAAAGTCACATCGCTGACACCCCATCAACAACAGTCACATCACTCACACCCCAGCAATCACAGTCACATCACTCAATCACgtcagtgatggaaggggtcatcaaggaAGGTTATCAGGcaataaaaaagaaaaatgggAGACGGTGGTGTAGTTGCAATATctctggacttgtaatccagacaTTCCGGCTAATGCTTGGAGACACGGGTTCAAATACCACCATGACtgctagtggaatttaaagtcAATGAATTTGATCTTGGGTTCACTATTAAATCTGCTGTCCccacctggcctggcctatgtgtgactccacagcaatgcgttgactcttaactgtgttCCAAAATGGCCTGAGTGCTATTAGGCGTGGCCACAATCATGAATAATGGAGAAGATGGTGGCcatctgcctttttgaaccacagACTCTAATTAAATATTGAAAGGTATGTAACAGAGGTCATTGTTTTAATGAATGAAGTGCTGTGTGAATCCTGGGATTCCCGCTGTGGGGTTTGATGGACTTTCACTCTTGGACCCACTTTCTGGGTCAATTCATCTACTTCTATCGTCAAACTTCTTTTACACCGAATTTCTCAATCTCTTGTCTGCAGCTGCAGCATTTAATCAGACACACTTCCAAAATCATTCTAAATACCTTATTTTATTAAATAAAATGTATAATATCCATGTGAAGTAATGTTAGAATCGTTAAATTTTCTAAATTAATAAATCTTATTCTTCCTCTTCGCCCTTTCTGTCCAGTGATGAAGAATCGATGCCCACCTCTTCATAATCCTTCTCGAGTGAGGCCATGTCTTCCCGtgcatcctggaactccccttccTCCAGACCCTCCCCCACGTACCAGTGGACAAAGGCCCGTTTGGCGTACATCTTATCGAATTTGAGGTTCAGGCGGGTCCAAGCCAAGGAAATGGCGGTGGTGTTGCTCAGCATACAGAGGGCCCGCTGCACCTTGGCCAGGTCACCCCCTGGTACCACCGTCGGGGGCTGGTAGTTGATGCCAACCTGTTGGGGAGAAGCAAATTTGTTCTATTTCAGTTACGTACGACGCAGCCTCAAAAATCAGACCTCGGAGCCGCCCGTTACTTTTCAGACAGACACATTTCtcaatgtgtttgtgtctttcccTGTACAAACACCGAGATCTGCTTATTCCCTGGGCTCTTCCCCCAGATCCAAGCTGCAGTTTGTGATGGGCGGGACTGCATTCAGGAGCAAATTCATTCTTTATCACAGAGACCGGGGAGAGGCCTCTCGTGTCAAGAAGCCTCTTCCTAGTTTCAGGACGGGATTTCTCCTGGAACATTCTGGGCAGCAGTCAATGGAGTGAACTCAAGAGAATTCCGCCTCAAGCCTCTCTTTGAGGGCTTCTCTGTCACCAGGAATGGGAAGAGCCTGTTCCATGACTGAGCCGGACTGAATAGAATATTGTTCACATCTGTTATCAGATTGACACAATCCACAATTCCCTGGACTCTTGGATTGAGGACAAACTCCACACTTACCTTGAACCCAGTCGGGCACCAGTCAACAAACTGGATCGAGCGCTTGCTCTTGATGGTGGCGATGGCAGCGTTCACATCCTTGGGCACCACATCTCCCCGGTACAACATGCAGCAAGCTATGTACTTGCCCTGGCGAGGGTCACACTTCACCATCTGGTTGGCTGGTTCAAAGCAGGCGTTGGTGATCTCCGGCACCGAGAGTTGTTCGTGGTAAGCCTTCTCGGCTGAAATAAGGGGCGCGAAAGTTGCCAGAGGGAAGTGGATGCGGGGATATGGGACCAGGTTGGTTTGGAACTCAGTCAGGTCCACATTGAGGGCACCGTCGAACCGGAGCGAGGCCGTGATGGACGACACTACCTGTCCAAGAAGTCGGTTGAGGTTGGTGTAGGTTGGTCTCTCAATGTCCAGGTTACGCCGACATACATCATAAATGGCCTCATTGTCCACCATGAAGGCGCAGTCAGAGTGCTCGAGGGTGCAGTGGGTGACCAGCACAGAATTGTATGGCTCAACCACCGCAGTGGAGATCTGGGGAGCAGGGTAAACGGAAAACTCCAGCTTGGATTTCTTGCCATAGTCGACGGAGAGTCTTTCCATCAGGAGGGAAGTAAAGCCGGAGCcggtcccacccccaaaactgtGGAAGAcgaggaacccctgcagtcctGTGCACAGATCAGCCTGTGGGGAAAAGCACACCCAACGCATCAAACAGGCAACAGGCAACGGAATCAGTCCTCAAAAGGGCAGTGGATTCGATACATGAGCAATTGTCCTCACGGTCCCTGCTGAGATGGCGCAATGGGAGCGTGGGAGTTGGAGCAGTGGGAGCCTGGGAAATGCAATCATGGACATTGTGGCGGAGGGAGTGGGGAACCAGGGTGAAGCAGCTCAGAGAGTACTGATGTGAGAGGCGTG encodes the following:
- the LOC121274217 gene encoding tubulin alpha-1A chain-like isoform X2 — its product is MPSDKTIGGGDDSFNTFFSETGAGKHVPRAVFIDLEPTVIDEVRTGTYRQLFHPEQLITGKEDAANNYARGHCSIGKEIVDLVLDRVRKVADLCTGLQGFLVFHSFGGGTGSGFTSLLMERLSVDYGKKSKLEFSVYPAPQISTAVVEPYNSVLVTHCTLEHSDCAFMVDNEAIYDVCRRNLDIERPTYTNLNRLLGQVVSSITASLRFDGALNVDLTEFQTNLVPYPRIHFPLATFAPLISAEKAYHEQLSVPEITNACFEPANQMVKCDPRQGKYIACCMLYRGDVVPKDVNAAIATIKSKRSIQFVDWCPTGFKVGINYQPPTVVPGGDLAKVQRALCMLSNTTAISLAWTRLNLKFDKMYAKRAFVHWYVGEGLEEGEFQDAREDMASLEKDYEEVGIDSSSLDRKGEEEE
- the LOC121274217 gene encoding tubulin alpha-1C chain-like isoform X1 produces the protein MLELAEMRECLSIHIGQAGVQIGNACWELYCLEHGIQPDGQMPSDKTIGGGDDSFNTFFSETGAGKHVPRAVFIDLEPTVIDEVRTGTYRQLFHPEQLITGKEDAANNYARGHCSIGKEIVDLVLDRVRKVADLCTGLQGFLVFHSFGGGTGSGFTSLLMERLSVDYGKKSKLEFSVYPAPQISTAVVEPYNSVLVTHCTLEHSDCAFMVDNEAIYDVCRRNLDIERPTYTNLNRLLGQVVSSITASLRFDGALNVDLTEFQTNLVPYPRIHFPLATFAPLISAEKAYHEQLSVPEITNACFEPANQMVKCDPRQGKYIACCMLYRGDVVPKDVNAAIATIKSKRSIQFVDWCPTGFKVGINYQPPTVVPGGDLAKVQRALCMLSNTTAISLAWTRLNLKFDKMYAKRAFVHWYVGEGLEEGEFQDAREDMASLEKDYEEVGIDSSSLDRKGEEEE